Proteins encoded together in one Impatiens glandulifera chromosome 1, dImpGla2.1, whole genome shotgun sequence window:
- the LOC124919537 gene encoding cation/H(+) antiporter 28 encodes MALAMNTSMPVVMFNQDCRTVLTMSIPYIAFYGLGYMLTVFLCNAIYTLLRRFSQPRIISEFIVGLMLANVLFIRTWLYSEEIIKTLNNIADFGMVFYMFVLGLEIDPHTLIKPPSRESKVAVAGMFSTLVIAFCVSPFIHIAHYPTLRFDIAFAVMTIGTASPVLARIITDLKIGKSDIGRFVVATGVLSDLVCTLLICVGFIIFDPVKSYETRNAFDITRVILTLIFEIGVAAKLTPLIMIWVNSENPEGKPIKGSHLVLSVAYVVIVCGISPVIAGYNSMLSAFLGGLFMPREGRIAKMMTSKLNYFLTVFFYPIFFFWMGAVSEFRRFGASRMGTWSRLFLPFLIATVGKIMGTVVSGVMLGFHWPESVAIGLLLTVKGHFHVYLAVVAANNKFISVSSSMALLFAIFLTIIYAPMVVANIIARARKRSPTQRMALQWLDTSVELRILLCVHGPQNTNASINFIEISRGTSNPGIVVHLTDMIELTDKIAASLVHGQGADAVTVTDKDVIDTRDQITQAARVYVEEDGDGIGVERMLALAPINNMHQDICILAEDLMVSLIVLPFHKDRQPDGRLGVGHSGFRHVNRKVLRHAPCSIGILVDRGLGSIQRISRSSISLNAAVIFIGGKDDREALAYAGRVARHTGVKLTVVRFLLDTGTEAGSTQRPGRPRMHPEQEEEMKQDDEYFTDFYDRHVAGGRVSYSEKYLANSSQTFSTLRSMEGQFSLFIVGRGGRANTILTAGMNDWEECPELGPVGDILSASDFSVASSVLIIQQHNLRGELDGLDDEFSIM; translated from the exons ATGGCGTTAGCTATGAACACTTCGATGCCGGTAGTCATGTTCAACCAGGACTGCAGAACGGTATTAACAATGAGCATACCTTACATTGCCTTTTACGGATTAGGTTACATGTTGACCGTCTTCTTGTGCAATGCAATATACACCTTATTGCGTCGCTTTTCCCAGCCTCGCATTATATCAGAATTCATC GTAGGGTTAATGCTTGCAAATGTATTGTTCATACGTACATGGTTGTACAGCGAAGAAATAATTAAGACTCTAAACAATATAGCTGATTTTGGAATGGTCTTTTATATGTTCGTATTAGGTCTTGAGATAGATCCTCACACGCTGATCAAACCTCCAAGTAGAGAATCGAAGGTAGCAGTTGCAGGAATGTTTTCCACCTTAGTTATAGCTTTCTGCGTATCACCTTTCATTCATATCGCCCATTATCCAACCCTTAGATTCGATATAGCCTTCGCGGTAATGACCATCGGCACGGCCTCCCCTGTCTTGGCTAGGATAATCACGGATCTCAAAATTGGGAAATCTGATATAGGCAGGTTCGTGGTTGCCACTGGAGTCCTGTCTGATTTGGTTTGCACTCTTCTAATTTGTGTCGGGTTTATTATTTTTGATCCTGTCAAAAGTTATGAGACAAGAAATGCTTTTGACATTACCCGTGTGATCTTAACCTTGATTTTTGAGATCGGTGTGGCAGCTAAGTTGACTCCTCTGATAATGATATGGGTTAATAGTGAAAATCCAGAAGGAAAACCTATCAAAGGGTCTCATTTGGTGCTCTCAGTAGCCTATGTTGTTATTGTATGTGGTATTTCGCCGGTTATCGCAGGCTACAACTCAATGTTGAGTGCATTCTTGGGTGGGTTGTTCATGCCAAGGGAAGGAAGAATAGCAAAGATGATGACAAGCAAATTGAACTACTTCTTGACTGTATTTTTTTACCCGATTTTCTTCTTTTGGATGGGCGCTGTTTCTGAATTCAGAAGATTTGGGGCCAGTCGAATGGGGACATGGTCACGTTTGTTCTTACCTTTTCTGATTGCAACTGTTGGAAAAATCATGGGCACTGTCGTTTCTGGCGTTATGCTTGGTTTTCATTGGCCTGAATCTGTTGCTATTGGATTGCTTCTCACTGTCAAGGGCCATTTTCATGTCTATTTGGCTGTTGTTGCTGCAAAT AACAAATTCATAAGTGTTTCTTCGAGCATGGCATTATTATTTGCGATTTTTCTGACCATCATCTACGCACCGATGGTAGTGGCAAACATAATAGCACGAGCAAGGAAACGATCACCAACACAAAGAATGGCATTACAATGGCTGGACACATCGGTGGAACTTCGAATCTTGTTATGCGTGCATGGGCCACAGAACACAAACGCATCGATAAACTTCATTGAGATATCGAGAGGAACATCTAATCCTGGGATAGTGGTTCATTTGACAGACATGATCGAGTTGACAGACAAAATAGCAGCTAGTTTGGTCCATGGACAGGGAGCTGATGCTGTGACGGTTACGGATAAGGATGTGATAGATACTAGGGATCAGATAACGCAAGCGGCTAGGGTTTATGTAGAAGAAGATGGAGATGGAATTGGAGTGGAGAGAATGCTTGCTCTTGCACCTATAAATAATATGCATCAAGATATATGTATATTGGCTGAAGATCTAATGGTTTCTCTCATTGTATTGCCGTTTCATAAAGATCGTCAACCGGACGGGAGATTAGGCGTCGGCCATTCCGGCTTCCGACATGTCAACCGCAAG GTACTTCGTCATGCACCATGTTCTATAGGAATACTTGTGGACAGAGGACTCGGATCAATTCAAAGAATATCCCGATCATCGATATCCTTAAACGCGGCCGTCATTTTCATCGGCGGCAAAGACGACCGAGAAGCCTTAGCCTACGCCGGTCGCGTCGCTCGTCACACAGGAGTGAAACTCACCGTCGTTAGATTCTTATTAGATACCGGAACCGAAGCAGGGTCCACACAAAGGCCAGGAAGACCCAGAATGCATCccgaacaagaagaagaaatgaaacAAGATGACGAATACTTCACCGACTTCTACGACCGTCACGTGGCCGGAGGTCGCGTATCCTACTCGGAAAAATACTTAGCAAATTCAAGCCAAACGTTCTCGACTCTGAGATCAATGGAAGGTCAGTTCAGTCTGTTCATAGTAGGACGAGGGGGAAGAGCTAATACGATTTTAACAGCGGGAATGAATGATTGGGAGGAATGTCCTGAGTTAGGACCGGTTGGAGATATTCTTTCAGCTTCGGATTTCTCGGTTGCTAGTTCGGTTTTAATTATACAACAACATAATCTTAGAGGAGAACTTGATGGATTAGACGATGAATTCTCTATTATGTGA